The Saccharomyces mikatae IFO 1815 strain IFO1815 genome assembly, chromosome: 11 genome has a segment encoding these proteins:
- the SIS2 gene encoding phosphopantothenoylcysteine decarboxylase complex subunit SIS2 (similar to Saccharomyces cerevisiae SIS2 (YKR072C) and VHS3 (YOR054C); ancestral locus Anc_5.655) produces the protein MTAVASTKGKHEADHNQTIECPRFSRGQKEIPLDNEDTKGKDSIINSPVSGRQSISPTLSNATGATTKSIMNATGTSGAVVSNTPEAGLKRVPAVTFSDLKQQQKQDSLTQLKNESEKANPPNNSLAVTSTPVPNNPTTIPNHIISPRTVHVSGSPLVNQMKDHVPNKDSTLKIIDPIKPDKVMASSTPINRPSDKVTAKAPDSISLRKEDSQDEVKNILGQSRVHSPPEEMLLKQSVIPSIIPKRENSKNLDPRLPQDDGKLHVLFGATGSLSVFKIKPMIKKLEEIYGRDRISIQVILTQSATQFFEQRYTKKIIKSSEKLNKLSQYESTPTTPVTPTPGQCNMAQAVELPPHIQLWTDQDEWDTWKQRTDPVLHIELRRWADILVVAPLTANTLSKIALGLCDNLLTSVIRAWNPSYPILLAPSMVSSTFNSMMTKKQLQTIKEEMSWVTIFKPSEKVMDINGDIGLGGMMDWNEIVNKIVMKLGGYPKDNEEDDEDEDEDEDEDEEDEEEEETEDNKNENNNDDDDDDDDDDDDDDDDDDDDDEEDEVGTPGIVDKHQ, from the coding sequence ATGACTGCCGTTGCCTCTACTAAGGGGAAACATGAAGCTGATCATAATCAGACTATAGAGTGTCCAAGGTTTTCCCGTGGACAGAAGGAGATTCCATTGGACAATGAGGATACAAAAGGGAAGGACTCAATAATCAACTCACCTGTGTCAGGAAGGCAGTCAATAAGCCCTACTCTGTCCAACGCTACTGGCGCCACCACTAAATCTATTATGAATGCTACAGGAACTTCGGGTGCTGTAGTAAGTAATACTCCGGAAGCtggtttgaaaagagtTCCCGCTGTAACCTTTAGTGATCTGAAGCAGCAACAAAAGCAGGACAGTTTGACTCAACTGAAAAATGAATCGGAAAAGGCTAACCCCCCAAACAACAGCCTAGCAGTCACTTCAACTCCGGTTCCTAATAATCCTACAACTATACCGAACCACATTATTTCTCCAAGAACGGTACATGTATCTGGTTCCCCGCTAGTCAACCAAATGAAAGATCATGTTCCTAACAAGGACAGTACTCTCAAAATAATTGATCCCATCAAGCCCGACAAAGTCATGGCCTCTTCAACACCAATAAACAGACCAAGCGATAAGGTAACAGCCAAAGCTCCTGATAGCATTTCACTACGAAAGGAAGATTCACAAGATGAAGTTAAGAATATTTTAGGCCAAAGTAGGGTACACTCCCCTCCAGAAGAGATGCTACTGAAACAGTCTGTCATTCCTTCCATTATTCCTAAGAGAGAGAATTCCAAGAACTTGGACCCTAGGTTACCTCAAGATGACGGAAAATTGCACGTACTCTTTGGTGCGACAGGTTCGCTCTCGGTATTCAAGATCAAACCAATGattaaaaaattggaagaaatatATGGCCGTGACAGAATAAGTATTCAGGTTATCCTAACACAGTCAGCAACACagttttttgaacaaagatacacaaagaaaatcatcaaGTCTTCAGAAAAACTGAATAAACTTTCGCAATATGAATCCACTCCAACAACCCCAGTAACACCAACACCTGGACAGTGCAATATGGCTCAAGCAGTAGAATTACCTCCACATATTCAGCTTTGGACAGACCAAGATGAATGGGACACATGGAAACAACGAACTGACCCCGTTCTTCATATAGAGTTACGCCGCTGGGCAGATATTTTAGTAGTAGCCCCTTTAACTGCGAACACACTGTCAAAGATTGCGTTGGGACTGTGCGACAATCTTCTGACAAGCGTCATCAGAGCTTGGAATCCAAGCTATCCAATTCTTTTAGCGCCTTCCATGGTAAGTAGCACTTTCAATTCGATGATGACAAAGAAGCAATTGCAAACCATAAAAGAGGAAATGTCTTGGGTCACTATTTTCAAGCCCTCTGAAAAGGTTATGGATATAAATGGCGATATTGGTCTTGGGGGGATGATGGACTGGAATGAGATTGTTAACAAGATTGTTATGAAATTGGGTGGATATCCAAAGGATAACGAAGAggacgatgaagatgaagatgaagatgaagatgaagatgaagaagacgaagaagaagaagagacaGAGGATAATAAGAACGAAAACAACAACGACGATGACgacgacgatgatgatgacgatgacgacgacgatgacgacgatgacgacgacgatgaagaggatgaagtAGGAACTCCAGGTATAGTAGATAAGCATCAATAA
- the AIM29 gene encoding Aim29p (similar to Saccharomyces cerevisiae AIM29 (YKR074W); ancestral locus Anc_5.659), with amino-acid sequence MTTTYHDYDLEEPLTSNARPLKNSVITIRIIKSFPYRNVKNIVLHDYDLADKTAKDLFIEVMKRIQNEGSLRPFRNVKYDTLKIYTHAHGSKTVNLVINFDHDDDWILDPENEEKKLFEYGIENETEISLFNRGDYLRFKENPEEKW; translated from the coding sequence ATGACAACAACCTATCATGATTATGATCTAGAAGAGCCGTTGACCTCAAATGCCAGACCTTTAAAGAATTCAGTAATTACTATtagaataataaaatctTTCCCATATAGAAACGTCAAGAACATAGTGTTGCATGATTATGATCTCGCTGACAAAACTGCAAAGGATTTGTTCATTGAAGTTATGAAAAGAATCCAGAATGAAGGTTCGTTGAGACCGTTCCGCAATGTTAAGTATGATACTCTAAAGATATATACACACGCACATGGTTCCAAGACAGTTAATCTTGTAATTAATTTCGATCACGATGATGACTGGATTTTAGATCCTGAAaatgaggaaaagaaactgttTGAATACGGCATTGAGAATGAAACTGAGATTTCGCTCTTCAACAGGGGTGATTACCTAAGGTTTAAAGAGAATCCTGAAGAGAAATGGTGA
- the DRE2 gene encoding electron carrier DRE2 (similar to Saccharomyces cerevisiae DRE2 (YKR071C); ancestral locus Anc_5.654), with amino-acid sequence MSHYKSGLLLIHPAVTTTPELVENAKAQATSMNVKFVDQFLINKLNDGSINLEKAKYEIIKYLTPEAPADIQFPKKLIPVLAESLTPNGSLIGLSDIYKVDALINGFEIVNEPDYQWIRKDFSKLNQTVSIPLKNKKTSSTKSQSGNNKLPTFKKASGTTTKLPSFKKASNAELPILKKTEDFQSPSFKMAAEPKVYKVVDDLIEDSDDDFSSDSSKAQYFDQVDVEDDSIEEEDLIDENDSGKPMITMITCGKSKTKKKKACKDCTCGMREQEEKEINDVRSQQEKVVKFTEDELTEIDFTIDGKKVGGCGSCSLGDAFRCSGCPYLGLPAFKPGQPINLDSISDDL; translated from the coding sequence ATGTCGCATTACAAATCAGGTCTACTTCTGATACATCCGGCAGTAACTACAACGCCAGAGCTAGTGGAGAATGCTAAGGCTCAGGCTACATCCATGAATGTCAAGTTCGTGGATCAGTTCTTAATCAATAAACTAAATGATGGGTCCATAAATTTGGAGAAAGCCAAATATGAAATAATCAAATATTTGACGCCTGAAGCCCCGGCTGATATTCAGTTTCCCAAAAAGTTAATTCCTGTCCTAGCTGAGTCATTGACACCAAATGGCTCGTTAATTGGTTTAAGTGATATCTATAAAGTAGACGCATTAATTAATGGTTTTGAAATAGTTAACGAGCCAGATTACCAGTGGATCAGAAAGGATTTCTCCAAGCTTAACCAAACCGTTTCCATACCgttgaaaaataagaaaactaGCAGTACTAAGTCGCAAAGCGGTAACAACAAGCTGCccactttcaaaaaagctAGTGGCACAACGACTAAACTGCCTTCATTTAAAAAAGCAAGTAATGCTGAGTTGCCTATACTCAAGAAAACTGAGGATTTCCAATCACCTAGTTTCAAGATGGCTGCCGAACCCAAAGTTTATAAAGTCGTGGATGACCTGATTGAAGATAGTGACGATGATTTTTCCAGCGATTCTTCCAAAGCTCAATATTTCGACCAGGTGGATGTTGAGGATGACtccattgaagaagaagacttAATCGACGAGAATGATTCTGGTAAGCCAATGATTACTATGATTACGTGTGGTAAATCCAAgactaaaaagaaaaaagcttGTAAGGATTGTACCTGTGGTATGAGAGAacaggaagaaaaagaaattaatgatGTCAGGTCTcagcaagaaaaagttgTCAAGTTTACCGAGGATGAACTAACCGAAATTGATTTCACCATAGATGGAAAGAAAGTCGGTGGCTGTGGCTCATGTTCTCTGGGGGATGCTTTTAGGTGTAGTGGCTGTCCTTACTTAGGTCTCCCTGCTTTTAAGCCTGGTCAACCTATCAATTTAGATAGCATTTCAGATGATTTGTGA
- the SMKI11G2750 gene encoding uncharacterized protein (similar to Saccharomyces cerevisiae YKR070W; ancestral locus Anc_5.652): MIGKRFFQTNSKKIAFAFDIDGVLFRGKKPIAGASDALKLLNQNKIPYILLTNGGGFSEKARTEFISSKLNVDVSPLQIIQSHTPYKSLVHKYSRILAVGTPSVRDVAEGYGFQDVVHQTDIVRYNRDITPFSGLSDEQLLEYSKEIPSLTTKKFDAVLVFNDPHDWAADIQIISDAINSENGMLNTMRGEKSGKPSIPIYFSNQDLLWANPYKLNRFGQGAFRLLVRRLYSELNGESLQDYTLGKPTKLTYDFAHHILIDWEKRLCGKIDDSVNQKLPPLGTKPSTSPFHSVFMVGDNPASDIIGAQNYGWNSCLVKTGVYKEGDDLKECKPTLIVNDVFDAVTKALEKYA, from the coding sequence CGCCAGCGACGCATTAAAACTACTAAATCAAAATAAGATTCCATATATTTTACTCACTAATGGAGGAGGGTTCTCTGAGAAAGCACGTACAGAGTTTATTTCGAGCAAGTTGAACGTTGATGTATCACCTTTGCAAATCATTCAAAGTCATACTCCTTACAAGTCTCTTGTTCACAAATATTCAAGGATCTTGGCAGTTGGCACACCTTCCGTGAGAGACGTCGCAGAGGGCTATGGATTTCAAGATGTTGTCCACCAAACCGATATTGTGAGATATAATAGAGATATTACACCATTTAGTGGGCTGTCTGACGAACAACTGCTGGAGTATTCTAAAGAAATTCCAAGTTTAACCACTAAGAAGTTCGATGCTGTCTTGGTATTCAATGATCCTCATGATTGGGCTGCAGATATACAAATTATCTCCGATGCAATTAATAGTGAAAATGGTATGTTGAATACTATGAGAGGTGAGAAAAGTGGCAAACCCTCAATTCCtatttacttttcaaaCCAGGATTTGCTATGGGCCAATCCCTACAAGTTAAACAGATTTGGACAAGGTGCCTTTCGCTTGTTAGTTAGAAGGCTTTACTCTGAGTTAAATGGTGAGTCCTTGCAAGATTATACTTTGGGTAAACCAACAAAGTTAACTTACGATTTTGCACATCATATTCTCATTGATTGGGAAAAAAGATTGTGCGGAAAAATAGACGATTCTGTGAACCAGAAGCTGCCTCCGTTAGGTACTAAACCTTCGACCTCACCATTCCACTCGGTTTTCATGGTGGGTGATAATCCGGCAAGTGATATCATTGGAGCTCAGAATTACGGTTGGAACAGTTGTTTGGTTAAAACGGGAGTGTATAAGGAAGGTGATGACTTAAAGGAATGTAAACCTACGCTGATTGTAAATGATGTATTTGATGCGGTCACGAAAGCATTGGAAAAATACGCATGA